Within Deltaproteobacteria bacterium, the genomic segment TGGCCTCCTATGTGATTGGGGGTGAAAGGGAAGTGGTGAGTTTCGTCACTGATATTACCGAGCGCAAAAAAGCGGAAGAAGCCCTCAAAAAACTCAATCTAGAACTGGAAGAAAAAGTCAACGAACGAACCCACGAACTTTCGCAAACCTTGCTGGAGTTGAATCATATCAATTACGATTTGAATCTGGAAATGGAATATCGAAAAAAGATTGCGGGAGAACTGGCGAAGGCCCTGAAAAAAGAAAAGGAATTGAGCGAACTAAAATTGCGCTTCGTTTCGATGGCCTCCCATGAGTTTCGAACACCCCTGGCAGGGATTCTCACTTCAGTCGATCTCATCAACCGCTATCAAAATCCTGCTGATTATGAAAAAAGATTGCGGCATATCAACAGTATCAAGTCTTCTGTAAGAAACCTCACGCTCATTTTGAATGATTTTCTCTCTCTGGATAAACTGGAAGAGGGAAAAGTGGAGTGTCATCCAAGTTCTTTTCCCTTGTTCAAATTCATTACAAGTTTCTTAGAAGACCTTCAGTTCGTATCCAAAAAAGGTCAGAAAATTCTTACCCAATTTCAGGGAAACGACGATCAGGTATTCATGGATGGAGATATACTGCGGAACATATTAAATAACCTTTTTTCGAACGCCATGAAATATTCTCCTGAAAATTCTGAAATAAAATTGAGCTTGGAATTAAATGACACACAAGTAATTTTAAAAATAGAAGATGAAGGAATTGGAATTCCCGAAGAGGACCAAAAGTATATGTTTGAGCGTTTTTTCAGGGCTCACAATGTGACGGCTATTCAGGGAACCGGGTTGGGATTGAATATCATCAAAAAGTATCTCAACCTGATGCAGGGCTCTATTGATTTTACCAGTCATGAAAACAAGGGAAGCACTTTTACAGTGGTTTTGCCCAAGAAACTCAATATAAAAGTCATTTGAATTTCTGATAAAAATCATATCGCTTTTTGATTGCCATCATCATTTATTTTCATTTTTAAATCTAAAAACCGGCCCGTTACATTCAGATTCCTAACACCCTTTTTGGGAGGTGCTGTATGTTGGACCAAGAAAATGAAAAAGAGGAACTTGTTCGATACCGCCAACTGCTTGAAGCGGAAGTTTTGCAACGTAAAATGCTGGAAAGAGAGGTATTGAATATTATTCACGAAGAACGAAGGCGTTTTGGATCTCAGCTCCACGACGGGCTTTGCCAGGAATTGACGGCAGCTTTGATGTTTGCCAAACACCTCCTTCGCAAAATGGAAACGGATAAAAATCTGGAGCTTGCCGATCTGAAAAGAATTTCGGACATGCTTCTGGATGCGGTGGATGAAGCCCGAAATACCGCGAGAGGGCTCTATCCAGGGGAACTCGAAGGGACCTCTCTCATGCATGCGCTTGAAGAGTTGCTTGCTCAGACCGTGGGGGTTTCGTGTTTTTTCCATTGTCCGAAACCAATCCTTATCCAGGATGATACAACAGCCACTCATCTTTATCGAATCGCTCAAGAAGCAATCAGCAATGCGCTAACACACGGGAGAGCTCAGAATATTGAAATCGAGTTTACTCAAAGTGCCAAGCACATCACCCTTGCCATAAAAGATGATGGAATGGGGATTAACAAAGACCTCAAAAATTCAAATGGAATTGGTTTGAAGACCATGCGCTATCGAGCTGATATCCTGAATGGCTCTCTTCAAATCAAATCCAATACACCTCAGGGAACCATCGTGGAGTGTAGTTTAAAAAGCCACAAAACAAAGGAGACAAAAATCGCTCAACTTTTGAATTATATTGTGCCTTTTAATAAAATTAATTCTGACAAAAATCATATCGCTTTTTGATTGTCGTCATCGTGTCTTCCTTGTTTTTAGCTTAAACACTGGCCAGCTTTAAACATCACCTGTATAAAAAAAAGGAGGGTTTTATGTTTCTCACAAAATGGGACCCATTCGAGACGCTCTCGAATTTGGAAAGCGACGTCGATACTGGATTTGGCCGGATGCTGCGCCCCGGTCGGTTCAGGAAGTTTCTTTTCAAGGAGCCTGATTTTGGCTCGCTGGACTGGCTTCCCTCCGTGGACATCAAGGAAAACAAGGAGTCCTATGAATTCGATGTGGAAGTGCCCGGCATTGAAAAAGAGGCAATCAAGGTATTCATCAGTGACA encodes:
- a CDS encoding sensor histidine kinase — protein: MLDQENEKEELVRYRQLLEAEVLQRKMLEREVLNIIHEERRRFGSQLHDGLCQELTAALMFAKHLLRKMETDKNLELADLKRISDMLLDAVDEARNTARGLYPGELEGTSLMHALEELLAQTVGVSCFFHCPKPILIQDDTTATHLYRIAQEAISNALTHGRAQNIEIEFTQSAKHITLAIKDDGMGINKDLKNSNGIGLKTMRYRADILNGSLQIKSNTPQGTIVECSLKSHKTKETKIAQLLNYIVPFNKINSDKNHIAF
- a CDS encoding Hsp20/alpha crystallin family protein gives rise to the protein MFLTKWDPFETLSNLESDVDTGFGRMLRPGRFRKFLFKEPDFGSLDWLPSVDIKENKESYEFDVEVPGIEKEAIKVFISDNNILNIKGERKKETEKKDENYQRIEREYGSFARSFTLPDNVDTAKVNADYKNGILKVTVAKKELVKPKEIPVKAA